One genomic region from Thioalbus denitrificans encodes:
- a CDS encoding tetrathionate reductase family octaheme c-type cytochrome has protein sequence MSCSRIIPGGLLLAGLLLWLPLAAATDAGSGIPASTADHGKFEVLQGPFESGPEVTRACLTCHTEAARQLHRTKHWTWEYQHPETGQVLGKKHEPNVFCGSILSNYPRCTSCHIGYGWEDASFDFSSEENVDCLACHDTTGTYSKFPTDAGHPLYADRMVKGKLVQAPDLAQVAQHVGMTSRETCGACHFSGGGHDGVKHGDLDSSLIEPDQALDVHMAADGLDFTCATCHTSDRHQVDGSRYRMTAKDGHGVDIPGRDDGRASCESCHGDRPHAADHDKLNDHTDRVACQTCHIPEFARGGIATKTFWDWSTATRLDENGKPITRLDEHGHAVYLSTKGDFRFGENVQPEYHWFNGTVKYTRFGDAIDPDQVVSVNDIEGSADDPDSRIWPFKVMRGRQPYDKVTNTLLVTHVFGKDDTALWTNFDWSRALGAGMAEAVAVGEVTQPFSGEYGFVDNRMFWPITHMVAPAGEALGCAECHSQDGRLANLEGVYIPGRDAFGILDTIGWIVVVLTLLGALAHGIARFLVKRKPREA, from the coding sequence ATGTCCTGTTCCAGAATCATTCCCGGCGGGCTGCTGCTCGCCGGGCTGCTGCTGTGGCTGCCCCTGGCCGCCGCCACCGACGCCGGGTCCGGGATTCCGGCCTCCACCGCCGACCACGGCAAGTTCGAGGTGCTCCAGGGCCCGTTCGAGTCCGGTCCGGAGGTGACCCGGGCCTGCCTGACCTGCCATACCGAGGCGGCCCGGCAGCTGCACCGGACCAAGCACTGGACCTGGGAGTACCAGCACCCCGAAACCGGCCAGGTGCTGGGCAAGAAGCACGAGCCCAACGTCTTCTGCGGCAGCATCCTCTCCAACTACCCGCGCTGCACCAGCTGTCACATCGGCTACGGCTGGGAGGATGCCAGCTTCGACTTCTCCTCCGAGGAGAACGTGGACTGCCTGGCCTGCCACGACACCACCGGGACCTACTCCAAGTTCCCCACCGACGCCGGGCACCCCCTCTACGCGGACCGGATGGTGAAGGGCAAGCTGGTGCAGGCGCCCGACCTGGCGCAGGTGGCCCAGCACGTGGGCATGACCAGCCGCGAGACCTGCGGCGCGTGCCACTTCAGCGGCGGCGGTCACGACGGTGTCAAGCACGGCGACCTGGACAGCTCGCTCATCGAGCCCGACCAGGCGCTCGACGTGCACATGGCCGCCGACGGCCTGGACTTCACCTGCGCCACCTGCCACACCAGCGACCGGCACCAGGTGGACGGCAGCCGTTACCGGATGACCGCGAAGGACGGCCACGGGGTGGACATCCCCGGGCGCGACGACGGCCGCGCCTCGTGCGAATCCTGCCACGGCGACCGGCCCCATGCCGCCGACCACGACAAGCTCAACGATCACACCGACCGGGTCGCCTGCCAGACCTGCCACATCCCCGAGTTCGCCCGCGGCGGCATCGCCACCAAGACCTTCTGGGACTGGTCCACGGCCACCCGGCTGGACGAGAACGGCAAGCCCATCACCCGGCTCGACGAGCACGGCCACGCCGTCTACCTGAGCACCAAGGGCGACTTCAGGTTCGGCGAGAACGTGCAGCCCGAGTACCACTGGTTCAACGGCACGGTGAAGTACACCAGGTTCGGCGACGCCATCGATCCGGACCAGGTGGTATCGGTGAACGACATCGAGGGCAGCGCCGACGATCCCGATTCCCGCATCTGGCCCTTCAAGGTGATGCGCGGCCGCCAGCCCTACGACAAGGTGACCAACACCCTGCTGGTCACCCATGTGTTCGGCAAGGACGACACCGCCCTGTGGACCAACTTCGACTGGTCCAGGGCGCTCGGGGCCGGCATGGCCGAGGCGGTGGCGGTGGGGGAGGTCACGCAGCCCTTCAGCGGCGAGTACGGCTTCGTGGACAACCGGATGTTCTGGCCCATCACCCACATGGTGGCGCCCGCCGGGGAGGCCCTCGGCTGCGCCGAGTGCCACAGCCAGGACGGCCGGCTGGCAAACCTGGAGGGCGTCTACATCCCCGGCCGCGACGCCTTCGGCATCCTCGACACCATCGGCTGGATTGTGGTGGTGCTGACGCTGCTGGGCGCCCTGGCCCACGGTATCGCCCGGTTCCTCGTCAAGCGCAAGCCGCGGGAGGCCTGA
- a CDS encoding cytochrome b/b6 domain-containing protein: MTKLYLYARFERFWHWTQAGLIIWLMITGFEIHGEYELLGFGRAVQIHTLLAWALMVLWVFAIFWHLTTGAFRHYLPSNPLPQCAKSLAEVARYYALGTFLGEKHPFRKSVEAKHNPLQRMAYLLFFATLVAPVIWVSGLAYLFYPQWQGQGPGWLSLGTVAIVHTAAAFGMLIFFIAHVYMATMGKTVFSLIRGMITGYEEVEH; this comes from the coding sequence ATGACCAAGCTCTATCTCTACGCCCGCTTCGAGCGGTTCTGGCACTGGACCCAGGCCGGTCTCATCATCTGGCTGATGATCACCGGCTTCGAGATCCACGGCGAGTATGAACTGCTCGGCTTCGGCCGCGCGGTGCAGATCCACACCCTGCTGGCCTGGGCCCTGATGGTGCTATGGGTGTTCGCCATCTTCTGGCACCTCACCACCGGCGCCTTCCGGCACTACCTGCCCAGCAACCCGCTGCCCCAGTGCGCCAAGAGCCTGGCGGAGGTGGCCCGCTACTACGCCCTGGGCACCTTCCTGGGCGAGAAGCACCCGTTCCGGAAGTCGGTGGAGGCCAAGCACAACCCGCTGCAGCGCATGGCCTACCTGCTCTTCTTCGCCACCCTGGTGGCGCCCGTCATCTGGGTCTCGGGCCTGGCCTACCTCTTCTACCCGCAGTGGCAGGGGCAGGGCCCCGGCTGGCTGAGCCTCGGCACCGTGGCCATCGTGCACACGGCCGCCGCCTTCGGCATGCTCATCTTCTTCATCGCCCACGTCTACATGGCGACCATGGGCAAGACGGTCTTCTCCCTCATCCGGGGAATGATCACCGGCTACGAGGAGGTGGAGCACTGA